CCGCTTGAGCAAACTGACCCCGAACGGCAACGTGGCGGTGATGACGACGGCCGGACCGGGCGGGAGCCAGTCGACTTGGGCGGCCGCCAGGTGGCCGATGAGCGTCGCGGCCGGCGCCAGCAGCACGCTCAGCCACAACGCCGGCCCGAGCTTTCGCGTCAGTCGCCCCGCCGTGGCGGCTGGCAGCACGAGCAACGCCGTCACGAGCAACGACCCGGCCAGCCGCACGCCCAACGCCACCACCGCCGCGAGCAACAGCATCAGCAGAAAATGCACCGCCCGCTCAGGCAGTCCGCTCGACCGTGCCAGTTCCGGATCGACCGCGAACGCCAACACCCCGCGGCGGATGAGCACCAGCACACCCACCACGCCGACCGTCACCGCCCCGGCCACCAGCGCATCAATCCACGCCAGATCCGATCTTCCCACCAGCAACGCGTAAAACCCCACCGGCTGCATGCGGGTCGCGGAAAAGTACACGCCCTGACCGATGAACCCGACGGCCAACGCAAGGCTCAGCACCACGCCGACCGCGACATCGACCGACACGCCACGCCGTCGCGATAGCAGCGCCATCGCCAGCGCCGTGGTCAAGCACGCGGCCACGACGGCGATCTCAACGCCCAACGCCGACCCCGCCGCCGGCAACATGATCGCCAATATCCACGCCACGCCCGCGCCGCCGAAGGCCGAGTGCGCGATCCCCTCGGCCGCGAACGCCCACCGCCGCGCCACCACCACCGGCGAGAGCGCCCCGCACGCCACGCCCACACACACGGCAACGAGCAAAGCGGCGATCGGCGACGGGTCGTACACGGCCCCGCAGCGTAGCGACGTGCCGAGCAAAGCCCACGGGTCGACGTAGAGGAATGTCAGGCCAGACCGACCGACAAACCGGCGGGCTTGAGCGTCCGATCCAGCGTGAGTTGCCGATCGCACGCATCGGCGAGCTTTTCATCATGGGTGACCACGAGCACCGCCGGCCGTTCCTGCGGCGGGTCGGCGAGCAGATCGAGCAGCGCGTCGGTGCCGGCGGTGTCGAGGTTGAGCGTCGGCTCGTCGAGAAGCCAGACGGCCGGGCGGTTGGCCAACGCGCGGACGATCATGGCCCGCCGCCGCATCCCGCCCGAGAGCTGCGCGATCGGCACGTCCGCCGCGTCAGTCAAGGCGAACCGGGCGAGCAGCGCGTCAACGTGATCCAGCTCCTCGGCACTGGGCTTGCCGAACAGCCCGCACCGCCCGGCCAGCGCCGAGCGGACCAGATCGCCCGCCCCGATCGGCACGCCGCCGGGCACCGGATCCCGCTGGGACAGGTAGCCCACGAGGTTGCCCCGCCGCACCGCCGCCTTCGGAGCCAACCCCGCGATCCGCAGCATCCCGTGCCCCGGCACCAGTTGCCCGAGCAGCAAACCGAGCAACGTGGACTTTCCGCCACCGTTCGGCCCGCCCAGCGCGACATATTCACCCGGCTCCACGGTCAGGCTGATCTTGTGCAGCAAGTCCGTGTGATGCTGGTCCGACGCCTTCTCGACATGGCTGGACGCCGAGCAACCGGCCGCATGGGCGTGACCGCCGGGGTGGGCGAAGCAGACGTGGTCGACGTGAATAGCCGGCATGGCCAAACGTTAGGTAAGTTTGAAAGTTGCCGGATGACCATGCGAAAAGGGCTGTCCGGAGCCAAGTTCCGAAGTTCGTCGTCGCATCGCGGGCCGGACTTGGCTACCCTACCCGACTCGGTTGCGCGAGGCGGCCGGGCGATTGCCCATGACACCAGATACTGGAAGGGACACCGCGAGGGTGCACGATTTTCTTGAGGACATCCGAGAGTCGGACGCCGCCCAAACCCCGTCCGACGGACCGGCGTCCAAGCCGGAACCCACACCGGACTCCGAGCGGGCCACCGCCGAACCACAGCCGGAACTGATGTGGCGGAACGGCCACCTGCACCTCGACGACCGCGTGCTGGACCCGACGCAAACCCTGCTTGAGCTTTCTGACGAGAAAGCGGCCACCGAGCAAGGCGAGCGGGCCGTATGGGCAACGCTGGCCCGGTTCGTGCGACGGTGCATCGACCGCGAGCAGGTGTTTCCCACGCTGCTCCGCAAGAGCGAGATCCAGCGCAGCCTCAGCGGTGTCGAGTCGACGATCTTCAAGTACACCGCCGCCTGGCGCCTGCTCCTGGCCGATCGGCGTGAGGTCGAAGCGCTCGCCGAGCTCGCCGACGGGCTGCCGGGGGATCAGAAGCGCAACCTCGCGCACCTCGAAGACTTCCTGGCCCAGATCGCCGACGCGGAGGTGCGCCGCCGGCTGGCCGAGACACCGTTCTTCTTCTCCAAGCGTGGCGTTCACGCCAAGGCCGAGGAGGACGGGGCGGACGTCGAGACCAAGTGGATGAGCGCGCTGCTCCGACCGGCCGACGGCGACCTGCTGGTCCGCGGCTTGCCGCAACAGTTGGAGAAACTCTGGAGCGACCTCAACGCATGGAGCGCGCACCTCGGCGGGCGCGGCGGGCAGGCCGGCGGGTACCGCTTGGGCATCACGCTCACCGAACCCCCGGCCGACCTGACAGACGCCGACGCCGCCCAGGCCGAAGCGACCGGCATCAAGCTCTGGCACCTCGCGCTGCACCTCACGCCCATCGACGGCGACGGTGACGCGACCGACAATCCGATCCCCGCCCAAGAAATCTGGGACGCTCCGGGCGCGACGCTCGGCGTGCTGGGCCGCGACATCCGCCATCGCCGCGAGACGCTCATGAACGAGCTGGCCCGCGCCTCCGCCGCCGCCGAGACGTTCACGCCCTTCGCCCACGCCATTCAGCCGGGTAAGCAGCCGGCGAGCATCCCGCTCACCACCGGCGAGGCGTTCACGTTCCTGCGCGACGTCGCCATCCAGCTGCGCGGGCTGCACTACGACATCGACCTGCCCAAGTGGGCCGAGCCGGATCAACGTTCGTTCGAGATGGTCATGGACCTGGTGCCGGCCGACGACGAGTGGGACGACAGCGAGTTCTACGCACAGCAGGGTCAAGCCGGCGGCGTCGATGCGCAAACGTCTTCGGTCGGCTTACAGACGCTCATGCGATTCGACTGGAAGGTGGCTGTTGGCGGGCAGCAGCTCTCGCCGGCGGAGTTCGACGCGCTGGTCAACAAGCAGCGCCCGCTGGTCAAGCACGGCGACCGGTGGATCGAGATCGACCCCGAGGCGGTCCAGCAGGCCGCGGAAATGCTCGAAGCCACGCCCGCCGGCAACGTCACGCTCGGTCAAGCGCTCGGCAGTGCCTACCGCTTCGGCGACCGGGCCAACGTCTCGCTCGTCGGCTCCGGCTGGATCGGCCGACTCCTCGAACAGTCACCCACCGCCAAGCGCGAGGACCTCCCGCAACCCGAGGGCTTCCTCGGCACCCTCCGCCCCTACCAGCTCAAGGGCTTCCAGTGGCTCGTGTTCCTGCGCGACCTGGGCCTGGGCGGCTGCCTCGCCGACGACATGGGCCTGGGCAAAACCATCCAGCTCACCTCGCTGCT
Above is a window of Planctomycetota bacterium DNA encoding:
- a CDS encoding DEAD/DEAH box helicase — protein: MHDFLEDIRESDAAQTPSDGPASKPEPTPDSERATAEPQPELMWRNGHLHLDDRVLDPTQTLLELSDEKAATEQGERAVWATLARFVRRCIDREQVFPTLLRKSEIQRSLSGVESTIFKYTAAWRLLLADRREVEALAELADGLPGDQKRNLAHLEDFLAQIADAEVRRRLAETPFFFSKRGVHAKAEEDGADVETKWMSALLRPADGDLLVRGLPQQLEKLWSDLNAWSAHLGGRGGQAGGYRLGITLTEPPADLTDADAAQAEATGIKLWHLALHLTPIDGDGDATDNPIPAQEIWDAPGATLGVLGRDIRHRRETLMNELARASAAAETFTPFAHAIQPGKQPASIPLTTGEAFTFLRDVAIQLRGLHYDIDLPKWAEPDQRSFEMVMDLVPADDEWDDSEFYAQQGQAGGVDAQTSSVGLQTLMRFDWKVAVGGQQLSPAEFDALVNKQRPLVKHGDRWIEIDPEAVQQAAEMLEATPAGNVTLGQALGSAYRFGDRANVSLVGSGWIGRLLEQSPTAKREDLPQPEGFLGTLRPYQLKGFQWLVFLRDLGLGGCLADDMGLGKTIQLTSLLQHEKNTLKNIAPTLLFAPTSVVGNWHRELQRFAPTLKVHVHQGPDRHHGKDFVDAVHGKDVVLTSYALAHRDIEDLNQVQWHRIALDEAQKIKNPAAAGSKAIRSLRAPHRVALTGTPIENHLTELWSIMDMLNPGLLGTRTEFRQRFGASVEKQKDAAAAERLRKLIRPFVLRRQKTDPEIAASLPEKMEMKTFCPLTGEQAAIYQQLTGDMLGQIDNAQGIRRRGLILAILTRLKQVCDHPSLVLKDGDGKLERSGKCERLIDMLEEVRDEGESALVFTQYREMGDMLVPLLEKKLGVKVHFLHGGVPQPKREEMVIEFQKAEEPQVFLLSLRAGGLGLNLTAASHVFHFDRWWNPAVENQATDRAHRIGQTKTVQVHKFITLGTVEERIDKLLEDKRALAENIVGTGDDWLTDLSTQELRDYLSLDTSAISD
- a CDS encoding metal ABC transporter permease, whose amino-acid sequence is MYDPSPIAALLVAVCVGVACGALSPVVVARRWAFAAEGIAHSAFGGAGVAWILAIMLPAAGSALGVEIAVVAACLTTALAMALLSRRRGVSVDVAVGVVLSLALAVGFIGQGVYFSATRMQPVGFYALLVGRSDLAWIDALVAGAVTVGVVGVLVLIRRGVLAFAVDPELARSSGLPERAVHFLLMLLLAAVVALGVRLAGSLLVTALLVLPAATAGRLTRKLGPALWLSVLLAPAATLIGHLAAAQVDWLPPGPAVVITATLPFGVSLLKR
- a CDS encoding ATP-binding cassette domain-containing protein is translated as MPAIHVDHVCFAHPGGHAHAAGCSASSHVEKASDQHHTDLLHKISLTVEPGEYVALGGPNGGGKSTLLGLLLGQLVPGHGMLRIAGLAPKAAVRRGNLVGYLSQRDPVPGGVPIGAGDLVRSALAGRCGLFGKPSAEELDHVDALLARFALTDAADVPIAQLSGGMRRRAMIVRALANRPAVWLLDEPTLNLDTAGTDALLDLLADPPQERPAVLVVTHDEKLADACDRQLTLDRTLKPAGLSVGLA